One Vibrio sp. CDRSL-10 TSBA genomic region harbors:
- a CDS encoding sodium:proton antiporter: protein MHEEYIALALAMIGVVGLACQWLAWKLRLPAILFLLLAGIVAGPITGLLQPQQLLGELLFPLISLAVAVILFEGSLTLNFKDIRGVSKTVWSIVSLGALISWGITSYATHWLLGFDWPLALLFGSLTVVTGPTVIVPLLRTVRPNTRLSNILRWEGILIDPLGALFVVMVYEFIVSSSETHSLQVFGLILLVGVGIGVMSGAAVAYVLRHGGLPEYLQPFAVLSVVLGVFAASNAIESESGLLTVTVMGMWLANSRDVNIQHILHFKEHLTILLITGLFILLAARIDISDFTVLGWSSLALFVVMQLVSRPVSILLATLRSNLKWREIGFLAWVAPRGIVAASISSLFAIKLDSFGMSEANLLVPLTFMVIIGTVVLQSVTARPMAVALKVAEPAPKGFLILGANEVAREIGKAIAKYECRVVVTDSNWDYIRQARMAGLEHYYGNPISSHADEYLNLIGVGHMLALSSDKHFNIMACMQFLSYFGEKRVFCLHDNGNGNQNDKHAVAEEYHGLSFLGGTVSYKKLASLMSQGGEIKHTKLSDNFTFADYQQQHKASFWLPLFVVDQRGRVQMCADPANFAAKEGETVVSLIKKTA, encoded by the coding sequence ATGCATGAAGAGTATATCGCTCTGGCGTTAGCCATGATCGGAGTTGTGGGGTTGGCGTGTCAGTGGTTGGCGTGGAAGCTGCGCCTGCCCGCCATTCTATTTTTACTGTTGGCCGGTATTGTGGCCGGGCCGATTACCGGCTTGCTGCAGCCGCAACAGCTCTTGGGGGAGCTGCTGTTTCCGCTTATCTCGCTGGCGGTCGCCGTGATTCTGTTTGAAGGCAGTCTGACCCTCAATTTTAAAGATATCCGCGGGGTCAGCAAAACGGTGTGGAGTATTGTTTCGCTGGGGGCGCTGATCTCCTGGGGCATTACATCTTATGCCACCCACTGGCTGCTTGGCTTTGACTGGCCGCTGGCCCTGCTGTTCGGCAGTCTGACTGTGGTGACCGGGCCGACAGTGATAGTGCCTCTGCTGCGCACGGTGCGTCCCAATACCCGTTTATCGAATATTCTGCGCTGGGAAGGGATTCTGATTGACCCGCTTGGTGCGCTGTTTGTCGTCATGGTGTATGAGTTCATCGTCTCGAGTAGTGAAACACACAGTTTGCAGGTGTTTGGCCTGATTCTGCTGGTCGGGGTCGGGATTGGCGTGATGTCCGGCGCTGCGGTTGCCTATGTACTGCGCCATGGCGGACTGCCGGAATACCTGCAGCCATTTGCGGTGTTAAGCGTGGTGCTGGGGGTATTCGCCGCTTCTAATGCGATTGAATCGGAATCCGGGCTGCTGACTGTCACAGTGATGGGCATGTGGCTCGCTAATAGCCGCGATGTCAATATCCAGCATATTCTTCACTTTAAAGAGCATCTGACCATACTGCTTATCACCGGCTTGTTTATCCTGCTGGCGGCGCGGATTGATATCAGTGACTTTACTGTTCTTGGCTGGAGTTCACTGGCGCTGTTTGTAGTGATGCAACTGGTGTCGCGCCCGGTGTCGATATTGCTGGCAACCCTGCGCAGTAATCTCAAATGGCGTGAAATCGGTTTTCTGGCCTGGGTGGCGCCGCGCGGGATTGTTGCTGCGTCGATCTCGTCTCTGTTTGCTATCAAACTCGACTCGTTCGGGATGAGCGAAGCCAATCTGCTGGTGCCGCTCACCTTCATGGTGATTATTGGCACCGTGGTATTACAGAGTGTGACTGCGCGCCCGATGGCCGTGGCGCTTAAAGTCGCAGAGCCGGCGCCAAAAGGATTTTTGATTCTGGGGGCCAATGAAGTGGCGCGTGAAATCGGTAAAGCAATCGCGAAATATGAGTGTCGCGTGGTGGTGACCGATTCCAACTGGGATTACATTCGCCAGGCGCGGATGGCGGGGCTGGAACACTATTACGGTAACCCGATCTCCAGTCATGCCGATGAATATCTCAACCTGATTGGGGTCGGTCACATGCTGGCACTCAGTTCGGATAAGCACTTTAACATCATGGCGTGTATGCAGTTTTTATCATACTTCGGTGAGAAACGGGTGTTCTGCCTGCACGACAACGGTAATGGCAATCAGAACGATAAACATGCGGTCGCCGAAGAGTACCATGGCTTGTCGTTTCTCGGCGGTACGGTCAGCTATAAAAAACTGGCCAGCCTGATGAGTCAGGGCGGTGAAATCAAACACACCAAACTAAGCGACAACTTCACCTTTGCTGATTATCAGCAGCAGCATAAAGCCAGTTTCTGGCTGCCGCTGTTTGTGGTCGATCAGCGAGGCCGGGTGCAGATGTGTGCAGATCCGGCCAATTTTGCCGCCAAAGAGGGCGAAACTGTCGTCTCGCTGATTAAGAAAACGGCTTAA
- a CDS encoding Na/Pi symporter, with amino-acid sequence MINQATSAAAPISSTTRWLRWANLGFMLYLLLLAVAMVGSGFKLATGDQAKVLFEFASHPIAGLMIGLVATALIQSSSTVTSIIVGLVAGGLPVETAIPMVMGANIGTTVTNTLVSLGHMRCKEEFKRAFASATIHDFFNVLAVVIFLPLEMMFGILEKISHWLVSPLLATGDMSMKGLNFIKPITKPVISALKDQFASFGDMLGGIALIVLGIATIFVAITVMGKLMKSLMVGRARDILKNAIGRGPLHGIFSGTVVTVLVQSSSTTTSLMVPLVGTGVLKVREVYPFTLGANIGTCITALLAATAVSGEFAVFALQIALVHLTFNVLATVLIYGVPFLRELPLKGADALSEMAVKNKAVVAVYLLSLFILLPGVILALSS; translated from the coding sequence ATGATCAACCAAGCAACTTCCGCAGCGGCGCCAATTTCAAGTACCACTCGTTGGCTGCGCTGGGCAAACTTGGGTTTCATGCTGTATCTGCTGCTATTAGCGGTGGCTATGGTGGGCAGTGGCTTTAAACTGGCCACAGGTGATCAGGCTAAAGTCCTGTTTGAATTTGCCTCCCATCCGATTGCCGGCCTGATGATAGGCCTGGTTGCAACCGCACTGATTCAGTCTTCCAGTACCGTAACTTCTATTATCGTCGGTCTGGTTGCCGGAGGCCTGCCCGTTGAAACCGCTATTCCGATGGTGATGGGTGCCAATATCGGTACAACCGTCACTAACACTCTGGTCAGTCTTGGTCACATGCGTTGTAAAGAAGAGTTCAAGCGCGCCTTTGCCAGTGCCACGATCCATGACTTCTTTAACGTGCTGGCAGTCGTCATCTTCCTGCCACTGGAAATGATGTTCGGCATTCTGGAAAAAATCTCCCACTGGCTGGTATCACCTCTGCTGGCAACGGGCGACATGAGCATGAAAGGGCTCAACTTCATTAAGCCAATCACCAAACCTGTGATCAGCGCACTGAAAGATCAGTTTGCCTCGTTCGGGGATATGCTGGGAGGTATTGCCCTGATCGTACTGGGTATTGCAACCATCTTTGTCGCTATCACTGTGATGGGTAAACTGATGAAGAGCCTGATGGTGGGTCGCGCCCGTGACATCCTGAAGAATGCGATTGGCCGTGGTCCGCTGCACGGTATTTTCTCTGGTACAGTGGTAACGGTATTGGTTCAGTCGTCATCAACCACAACCAGTCTGATGGTTCCTCTGGTTGGTACTGGCGTGCTGAAAGTACGCGAAGTATATCCATTTACTCTGGGCGCAAACATTGGTACCTGTATCACTGCACTGCTGGCAGCAACAGCGGTCTCCGGTGAGTTCGCGGTATTTGCACTGCAAATCGCTCTGGTGCACCTGACCTTTAACGTCCTGGCCACAGTACTGATTTACGGCGTTCCTTTCCTGCGCGAACTGCCACTGAAAGGCGCAGATGCACTGTCAGAAATGGCGGTCAAAAACAAAGCTGTGGTGGCCGTTTACTTGCTATCACTGTTTATCCTGCTGCCGGGTGTGATTCTGGCGCTGAGCTCTTAA
- the ribF gene encoding bifunctional riboflavin kinase/FAD synthetase, with protein sequence MELIRGIHNIKAQHNGCVLTIGNFDGVHFGHQQVLNQVAERAKLFDLPSVVMTFEPQPMELFLKDKAPARLTRLRDKFVHIGKLGIDRLLCVNFNHHFANIEAEAFIRDLLVARLGVKFLVVGDDFRFGRGRKGNFAMLEQAGLRYGFEVVSTQSFCLQQMRVSSTAIREALASDELDNAAHMLGRHYSISGRVSHGRKLGRTIGFPTANIPLKRCVSPVSGVYVVQAYGLGEQPVGGVANIGQRPTVNGVRQQLEVHLFDFQGNLYGKQLEVALLHKLRNEHKFESFEALKQQIELDAEAARVWLRQLKG encoded by the coding sequence ATGGAATTGATTCGCGGTATTCATAACATCAAAGCACAGCATAACGGCTGTGTACTGACTATAGGAAACTTTGATGGTGTCCATTTCGGTCATCAACAGGTATTAAATCAGGTTGCTGAGCGGGCAAAGCTGTTTGATCTGCCCTCGGTAGTAATGACGTTTGAACCGCAACCTATGGAGCTGTTTCTGAAAGACAAAGCTCCGGCCCGGTTAACAAGATTGAGGGATAAGTTTGTCCATATCGGCAAGCTGGGTATCGATCGCCTATTGTGTGTGAACTTCAACCACCACTTTGCCAACATCGAAGCGGAGGCATTTATCCGTGACTTGTTGGTGGCCCGATTGGGTGTTAAGTTTCTGGTGGTTGGCGATGACTTCCGCTTCGGCCGTGGCCGTAAAGGTAACTTTGCCATGCTTGAGCAGGCCGGTTTACGTTACGGTTTTGAAGTGGTCAGTACCCAGAGTTTCTGTTTACAGCAGATGCGGGTCAGCAGTACTGCGATTCGTGAAGCTTTGGCCAGTGATGAGCTGGACAATGCGGCACATATGCTGGGGCGTCACTATAGTATCAGTGGGCGTGTCTCGCATGGTCGCAAACTTGGCCGGACGATAGGCTTTCCTACGGCTAATATTCCGCTCAAGCGCTGTGTATCACCGGTTTCCGGTGTGTATGTGGTGCAAGCGTACGGCTTGGGCGAACAACCGGTCGGCGGTGTGGCTAATATTGGCCAGCGCCCGACAGTCAACGGGGTTCGTCAACAGTTAGAAGTGCATTTATTCGACTTTCAGGGCAATTTATATGGCAAGCAGCTGGAAGTCGCGCTTTTACACAAGCTGCGCAATGAGCACAAATTTGAGTCTTTTGAGGCTCTGAAACAGCAAATAGAATTGGATGCTGAGGCAGCAAGGGTGTGGCTGCGTCAGCTTAAGGGTTAA
- a CDS encoding metalloregulator ArsR/SmtB family transcription factor, with translation MNLQEMEQNSAQAVVLLKAMANERRLQILCLLHNQELSVGELCGRLELSQSALSQHLAWLRRDGLVETRKEAQTVYYTLSSDEVKLMIELLHRLYCES, from the coding sequence ATGAACCTACAAGAAATGGAACAAAACTCCGCCCAGGCAGTGGTGCTGTTAAAGGCGATGGCGAATGAGAGACGACTGCAGATCCTATGCTTACTGCATAATCAGGAGCTATCCGTAGGGGAACTGTGTGGCAGACTGGAATTGAGTCAGTCAGCGTTGTCACAGCATTTGGCCTGGCTGAGAAGGGATGGTTTAGTTGAGACGCGTAAAGAAGCACAAACTGTGTATTACACGCTCAGCAGTGATGAAGTAAAGTTGATGATTGAGTTGCTGCATCGGTTGTACTGCGAGTCTTAA
- the rpsT gene encoding 30S ribosomal protein S20, with the protein MANCKSAKKRAIQSEKRRQHNASRRSMMRTYMKKTVAAIAAGDKEGATAAFAAVTPILDRMATKGLIHKNKAARHKSRFAAAIKAL; encoded by the coding sequence TTGGCAAACTGTAAATCTGCTAAGAAGCGCGCTATCCAATCTGAAAAACGTCGCCAGCACAACGCTAGCCGTCGTTCAATGATGCGCACTTACATGAAGAAAACTGTTGCTGCAATCGCTGCAGGCGACAAAGAAGGCGCAACTGCTGCATTCGCAGCTGTTACACCAATCCTGGACCGTATGGCAACTAAAGGCCTTATTCACAAGAATAAAGCAGCTCGTCATAAGTCTCGTTTCGCTGCTGCTATCAAAGCTCTGTAA
- a CDS encoding carbon starvation protein A: MLWFLTCVAALIGGYFIYGTFVEKVFGINEKRQTPAHTQTDGVDYVPMSTPKVYLVQLLNIAGVGPIFGPIMGALYGPAAMLWIVIGCIFAGATHDYFSGMLSIRNGGASVPSLSGRYLGNGAKHFMNIFAIVLLLLVGVVFVSAPAGMITNLINEQTDLTVNMTTMVVIIFAYYIVATIVPVDKIIGRFYPLFGALLIFMSVGLITAIAFSSEHQILGGFEVSDMLTNMNPNDMPLWPALFITIACGAISGFHATQSPLMARCLENEKNGRFVFYGAMIGEGVIALIWCAIALSFFGSLDALSAAIKDGGPGNVVYSSSFGLLGVFGGIIAFLGVVILPITSGDTAFRSSRLILAEYFNMEQKTLRNRLLMAMPLFVIGGILTQVDFGIIWRYFGFANQTTAVMMLWTASAYLLRHNKLHWITTIPAMFMTAVCITFILNNSTLGFGMPMQISTIIGLVATLAITVYVIKISKGKGETDLADEVKPAAGATETA, from the coding sequence ATGTTGTGGTTTCTAACCTGTGTCGCAGCCCTGATCGGCGGCTACTTCATCTACGGCACGTTCGTAGAAAAAGTTTTCGGCATCAACGAAAAGCGCCAGACTCCCGCGCATACTCAAACTGACGGTGTCGACTATGTACCTATGTCCACCCCGAAAGTTTACCTTGTTCAACTGCTGAATATTGCCGGTGTTGGTCCTATCTTTGGTCCAATAATGGGCGCACTGTATGGTCCTGCCGCCATGCTGTGGATTGTTATCGGCTGTATCTTTGCCGGTGCCACCCACGACTATTTCTCCGGCATGCTGTCAATCCGCAATGGTGGTGCTTCAGTACCGTCACTGTCTGGTCGTTATCTTGGCAATGGCGCCAAACATTTTATGAATATTTTTGCCATTGTTCTGCTGCTGCTGGTCGGTGTGGTCTTTGTTTCGGCACCCGCTGGTATGATCACTAACCTGATCAACGAGCAAACTGACCTGACCGTAAACATGACCACCATGGTCGTCATCATCTTTGCTTACTACATCGTAGCAACGATTGTGCCGGTCGATAAAATTATCGGTCGCTTCTACCCGCTGTTCGGCGCCCTGCTGATTTTTATGTCAGTTGGCCTGATCACAGCTATCGCTTTCTCAAGCGAGCACCAGATTCTGGGCGGTTTTGAAGTCAGCGACATGCTGACGAACATGAACCCGAACGATATGCCGCTATGGCCTGCGCTGTTTATCACTATCGCATGTGGTGCTATCTCTGGTTTCCACGCGACTCAGTCTCCACTGATGGCGCGCTGTCTGGAAAACGAAAAGAACGGCCGCTTTGTGTTCTACGGAGCAATGATCGGTGAAGGTGTGATTGCCCTGATTTGGTGTGCGATTGCCCTGTCCTTCTTCGGCTCACTGGACGCGTTGTCTGCTGCAATTAAAGACGGTGGTCCGGGTAACGTAGTGTACAGCTCATCATTTGGTCTGCTGGGCGTATTTGGCGGTATCATTGCCTTCCTGGGTGTGGTTATTCTGCCGATCACTTCTGGTGACACAGCATTCCGCTCCAGCCGCCTGATCCTGGCTGAATACTTCAACATGGAACAGAAGACCCTGCGTAACCGCCTGCTGATGGCTATGCCTCTGTTCGTGATTGGCGGCATTCTGACTCAGGTTGATTTCGGTATCATCTGGCGTTACTTCGGCTTTGCCAACCAGACAACAGCCGTGATGATGCTGTGGACCGCATCCGCTTACCTGCTGCGTCACAATAAACTGCACTGGATCACAACTATCCCTGCCATGTTTATGACTGCGGTATGTATCACCTTCATCCTGAACAACAGTACTCTGGGCTTTGGCATGCCAATGCAAATCTCGACCATCATTGGCCTGGTGGCAACCCTGGCTATCACTGTGTACGTTATCAAGATTTCGAAAGGCAAAGGCGAAACTGACCTGGCTGACGAAGTCAAACCTGCAGCAGGTGCGACCGAGACTGCGTAA
- the fkpB gene encoding FKBP-type peptidyl-prolyl cis-trans isomerase: MTTISQDSAVTLHFTIKLKDGSVADSTHNFGKPAKLVIGDGSLSDNFEQCLLGLQAGDSQSIELAAADAFGAPNPDNIHYMDRSKFVGDAEVEVGTIMAFSGPDGMEIPGIITEIAGDSVTVDFNHPLAGQDVIFDVEILSVE; this comes from the coding sequence GTGACTACGATTAGCCAAGACTCGGCAGTAACTCTGCATTTTACTATCAAACTTAAAGACGGTTCAGTGGCCGACAGCACCCACAATTTTGGCAAACCGGCCAAACTGGTCATCGGTGACGGCAGCCTGAGCGATAACTTTGAACAGTGTCTGCTGGGGCTGCAGGCCGGCGATAGCCAGTCGATTGAACTGGCGGCGGCTGATGCATTCGGCGCCCCTAACCCGGACAACATCCACTACATGGATCGCAGCAAATTTGTCGGTGACGCGGAAGTGGAAGTCGGCACTATCATGGCATTCAGCGGCCCCGATGGTATGGAAATTCCGGGTATTATTACCGAAATTGCCGGCGATTCGGTCACTGTCGATTTTAACCACCCTCTGGCGGGCCAGGATGTCATTTTTGATGTTGAGATTTTGTCGGTCGAATAA
- a CDS encoding thymidylate synthase yields the protein MKQYLDLCQRIVDEGVWVENERTGKRCLTVINADLTYDVANNQFPLVTTRKSFWKAAVAELLGYIRGYDSAEDFRKLGTKTWDANANLNQAWLNNPYRKGEDDMGRVYGVQGRAWAKPDGGHIDQLKKIVDDLSRGIDDRGEILNFYNPGEFHMGCLRPCMYSHHFSLLGDTLYLNSTQRSCDVPLGLNFNMVQVYAFLAIMAQITGHKPGQAFHKIVNAHIYEDQLELMRDVQLKREPLTAPQFHINPDIKSLHDLETWVTLDDFEVSGYEFHDPIQYPFSV from the coding sequence GTGAAACAGTATTTAGATCTTTGTCAGCGCATCGTCGATGAAGGCGTATGGGTTGAGAATGAGCGCACCGGTAAACGTTGTCTGACGGTGATTAATGCCGATCTCACTTATGATGTGGCTAACAACCAGTTTCCACTGGTGACCACCCGGAAAAGCTTCTGGAAAGCGGCAGTGGCTGAGTTACTGGGCTATATTCGGGGTTATGACAGTGCGGAAGATTTTCGCAAACTGGGGACAAAAACCTGGGATGCGAATGCCAACCTCAATCAGGCATGGCTGAATAATCCGTATCGCAAAGGTGAGGATGACATGGGGCGGGTATACGGTGTACAGGGCCGTGCCTGGGCTAAGCCGGATGGCGGCCATATCGATCAGTTGAAAAAGATTGTTGATGACCTGAGTCGTGGCATCGATGACCGTGGCGAAATCCTTAATTTTTACAACCCGGGTGAATTTCACATGGGCTGTTTGCGTCCGTGTATGTACAGTCATCACTTTTCTCTGCTCGGTGACACCTTGTACTTGAACAGTACGCAGCGTTCGTGTGATGTTCCGCTCGGCCTGAACTTTAACATGGTTCAGGTGTATGCGTTTTTGGCCATCATGGCGCAGATTACCGGTCATAAACCGGGTCAGGCATTCCATAAGATTGTCAATGCGCATATCTATGAGGATCAGCTTGAGCTGATGCGTGATGTTCAGCTTAAGCGCGAGCCACTGACAGCGCCGCAGTTCCACATTAACCCGGATATTAAATCGTTGCACGATCTGGAAACCTGGGTGACGCTGGATGATTTTGAGGTCTCGGGGTATGAATTCCATGACCCGATTCAGTACCCGTTCTCTGTCTGA
- the murJ gene encoding murein biosynthesis integral membrane protein MurJ codes for MSKRLLKSGMIVSAMTLISRVLGLVRDIVVANLMGAGASADVFFFANRIPNFLRRLFAEGAFSQAFVPVLTEYHASGDLNKTRELIARASGTLGVLVSIVTLSGVLCSGAVTALFGAGWFLDWLNDGPAAPKFELASFLLKITFPYLWFITFVALSGAVLNTLGKFAVSSFTPVFLNVMMILCAWFVSPNLEQPEVGLAIGVFLGGLVQFLFQLPFLIKAGVLVKPKWGWKDPGVVKIRTLMIPALFGVSVSQINLLFDSFVASFLHTGSISWLYYSDRLLEFPLGLFGIAIATVILPALSRKHVDAHSDGFAHTMDWGVRMVILLGIPAMLGLMVLAKPMLMVLFMRGEFTPQDVQMASASLLAYSAGLLNFMLIKVLAPGYYSRQDTRTPVRYGIVAMLSNIVFNAIFAWFYGYVGLAAATALSAFINMALLYRGLHLQGVYRVSAQTIRFIIRLALAGGAMVAAILWQMQAMSVWLDWGLMQRGLMLTALIALGAIVYFLTALVLGIRLKDLKAATD; via the coding sequence GTGAGTAAACGCTTGCTCAAGTCAGGCATGATTGTCAGTGCCATGACGTTGATTTCGCGCGTCCTGGGCCTGGTTCGGGACATAGTGGTCGCGAACTTAATGGGCGCAGGAGCCAGTGCTGATGTCTTCTTCTTTGCCAACCGCATCCCTAATTTTTTACGTCGTCTGTTTGCTGAAGGTGCTTTTTCGCAAGCTTTTGTCCCGGTTCTGACCGAGTATCACGCCAGTGGTGACCTCAATAAAACCCGTGAACTGATCGCCAGAGCGTCGGGTACCTTGGGTGTGCTGGTCTCGATAGTGACGCTGAGCGGGGTACTTTGTTCCGGCGCGGTTACGGCTCTGTTCGGGGCGGGCTGGTTTCTGGACTGGCTCAATGACGGCCCGGCAGCACCCAAATTCGAGCTGGCCAGTTTTCTGCTTAAGATTACCTTTCCTTATCTCTGGTTTATCACCTTTGTTGCGCTGTCCGGGGCGGTATTGAATACTCTGGGCAAATTTGCCGTGTCGTCTTTTACGCCGGTATTTCTCAATGTCATGATGATCTTGTGTGCCTGGTTTGTTTCGCCAAACCTTGAGCAGCCAGAAGTCGGCCTGGCAATAGGGGTGTTTTTAGGCGGTCTGGTCCAGTTCCTGTTTCAGTTGCCGTTTTTAATCAAGGCCGGTGTGCTGGTGAAACCAAAATGGGGCTGGAAAGATCCTGGGGTGGTTAAAATTCGCACACTGATGATTCCGGCTTTATTTGGTGTTTCAGTCAGTCAGATCAACTTGTTGTTCGACTCTTTTGTCGCCAGTTTTCTGCATACCGGCTCGATCAGTTGGTTGTACTATTCAGATCGTCTGCTCGAGTTTCCGCTTGGTTTGTTCGGTATCGCCATCGCAACCGTCATTCTGCCGGCGTTATCGCGCAAACACGTCGATGCGCACAGCGATGGCTTTGCCCATACCATGGACTGGGGTGTGCGTATGGTGATCCTGCTGGGGATCCCGGCGATGCTTGGCCTGATGGTATTGGCCAAGCCGATGCTGATGGTGCTGTTTATGCGTGGTGAGTTTACGCCGCAAGATGTGCAGATGGCATCGGCGTCACTGCTGGCCTATTCGGCCGGCCTGCTCAACTTTATGCTGATTAAAGTTCTGGCGCCGGGCTATTACTCACGTCAGGATACGCGAACCCCGGTTCGTTACGGCATCGTTGCGATGCTGAGCAACATAGTGTTCAATGCCATCTTCGCCTGGTTTTACGGCTATGTCGGCCTGGCGGCGGCAACTGCGTTGTCTGCCTTCATTAATATGGCGCTGTTATACCGTGGCCTGCATCTGCAGGGGGTATACCGGGTCTCGGCACAGACCATCCGCTTTATTATCCGTCTGGCACTGGCCGGGGGCGCTATGGTCGCAGCCATTCTGTGGCAGATGCAGGCCATGTCGGTCTGGCTGGATTGGGGACTGATGCAGCGTGGCCTGATGTTGACGGCCCTGATCGCTCTGGGGGCGATTGTTTATTTCCTCACCGCTTTGGTGCTGGGAATCCGGTTAAAAGATTTAAAAGCGGCGACAGATTAA
- a CDS encoding DUF2799 domain-containing protein — MKTILLMLVAIGLWGCSATENELAAQGNWYQIGYNDGIAGHTQRSSKKLAELGSASQSDYHQGYLDGVSEYCNPDFAYQMGVNGQYYEGVCEGTKQAQRFRMEWQRGWNEYNK, encoded by the coding sequence ATGAAAACAATACTATTAATGTTGGTGGCAATAGGGCTTTGGGGTTGCTCTGCAACAGAAAACGAACTGGCAGCACAGGGAAACTGGTATCAGATTGGCTATAACGATGGTATTGCCGGTCATACCCAGCGTTCATCTAAAAAACTGGCTGAACTCGGTTCTGCCAGTCAGTCCGATTACCATCAGGGTTATCTGGACGGAGTGAGTGAATATTGTAATCCGGATTTCGCTTACCAGATGGGAGTGAACGGGCAATATTACGAAGGTGTGTGTGAAGGCACCAAGCAGGCGCAACGGTTCCGTATGGAATGGCAGCGTGGCTGGAACGAATACAACAAATAG